The following coding sequences lie in one Methanothermobacter sp. MT-2 genomic window:
- a CDS encoding ornithine carbamoyltransferase, with the protein MRHLLSVCDMEDKIEYLLDLADKFKKGQIKEKPLKDKYMAMVFEKASTRTRISFEVGMSQLGGTPLYLSAQDLQLGRGEPIADTARTLSRYVDAIMIRAFRHQDVVELAENATIPVINGLTDLEHPCQALADMQTIKEYKGGFNCKLAFVGDGNNVCNSLILISAMVGMKISVASPRGYEPNTKIIKKAKKIARDKSLIKITQDPYKAVDGADIVYTDVWVSMGNENETEKRLKAFKPYQVNKNLMDHAKKDAIFMHCLPAKRGQETTSEVIDGPHSVVWDQAENRLHAQKAIMYWLIK; encoded by the coding sequence ATGAGACACCTATTATCAGTATGTGACATGGAAGACAAAATAGAATACCTCCTAGACCTGGCAGATAAATTCAAAAAGGGCCAGATAAAAGAAAAGCCACTAAAAGACAAATACATGGCAATGGTGTTCGAAAAAGCCTCAACAAGAACAAGAATATCATTCGAAGTGGGAATGAGCCAACTCGGAGGAACACCCCTCTATTTGTCAGCGCAGGACCTCCAACTAGGAAGAGGCGAGCCCATCGCAGACACGGCACGAACCCTAAGCAGATACGTGGACGCCATAATGATAAGAGCATTCAGACACCAGGACGTTGTTGAATTAGCAGAAAACGCAACAATACCAGTAATTAACGGATTAACAGACCTTGAACATCCATGCCAAGCCCTTGCAGACATGCAAACCATAAAAGAATATAAAGGAGGCTTCAACTGCAAATTGGCATTTGTAGGTGATGGTAACAACGTTTGCAACTCCCTAATCCTAATATCAGCCATGGTTGGAATGAAAATTTCCGTCGCATCCCCCAGAGGCTATGAACCAAATACAAAAATAATCAAAAAAGCCAAGAAAATAGCTCGGGACAAATCCCTGATAAAAATAACCCAGGACCCATACAAAGCCGTTGATGGAGCCGACATAGTCTATACTGATGTATGGGTTAGCATGGGAAATGAAAATGAAACAGAAAAAAGATTAAAAGCCTTCAAACCATACCAGGTGAACAAGAATTTAATGGACCATGCCAAAAAAGATGCCATATTCATGCACTGTTTACCCGCGAAAAGGGGCCAGGAGACAACATCTGAAGTGATTGACGGCCCACATTCAGTGGTGTGGGATCAGGCGGAAAATAGACTCCATGCACAGAAGGCTATCATGTACTGGCTAATAAAATAG
- a CDS encoding phosphatase, translating into MKILITNDDGVNSSGIIAAKDAVKDLGECIIVAPATQQSGIGHALTLFEPIRVNDVTLRDGTMAYSVSGTPTDAVILGIFELADEKPDLVISGINMGENLGKSELTTSGTIGAAMEAAVHGVPALAVSLQVKRGDIKFHDGHVDIDFSIAENITHNIAKNILEKGLPEGVDFLNLNIPLHMKKEEIRLTRLGDRMYNVHVQKRLDPRGRPYYWIDGEPAGHDLPGTDVYTLKEENVATLTPLSLDCTSDLKSMEGWL; encoded by the coding sequence ATGAAAATTTTGATAACAAATGATGATGGAGTGAATTCTTCAGGTATAATAGCTGCAAAGGATGCTGTAAAAGACCTTGGAGAATGTATAATAGTGGCCCCTGCCACGCAGCAGAGTGGGATAGGACACGCTTTAACCCTATTTGAACCTATAAGAGTTAATGATGTTACATTAAGGGATGGTACCATGGCCTATTCTGTTTCAGGGACGCCAACTGATGCCGTGATCCTTGGCATTTTTGAATTAGCGGATGAAAAACCCGATCTTGTGATATCAGGGATAAACATGGGTGAAAACCTTGGAAAGTCAGAGTTAACAACATCAGGGACAATTGGAGCCGCCATGGAAGCTGCAGTGCATGGAGTGCCGGCCCTTGCTGTTTCTTTGCAAGTTAAAAGGGGTGATATCAAGTTTCATGATGGACATGTTGACATTGATTTTTCCATTGCAGAGAATATAACCCATAATATAGCCAAGAACATCCTAGAAAAAGGCTTGCCTGAAGGTGTTGATTTCCTCAACCTTAATATACCATTACACATGAAAAAGGAGGAAATAAGGCTCACAAGATTAGGTGATAGAATGTATAATGTACATGTGCAAAAGAGGCTTGATCCTCGTGGCAGACCATATTATTGGATTGATGGAGAACCTGCAGGTCATGATCTCCCAGGCACAGATGTTTATACGCTTAAAGAAGAAAATGTAGCAACTCTCACCCCCCTATCCCTTGACTGCACATCTGACCTTAAATCAATGGAAGGATGGCTTTAA
- a CDS encoding acetolactate synthase, small subunit: MELKTHIISTIVEHKPGVLQRVSGLFTRRGFNIENITVGESETPGLARMTIIAKGDDKLLEQLTKQLNKLIDVIKVRDLEPTNIVQRELCLIKVHAPEERARSEIIQYANIFRGRIVDVSTETLTVEITGDTNKIDAFIELMTGFGIKELARTGPTAMSRGSKTI, encoded by the coding sequence ATGGAACTCAAAACCCATATAATCAGCACAATCGTCGAACACAAACCAGGCGTATTACAGAGAGTATCAGGATTGTTCACAAGAAGAGGATTTAACATTGAAAACATAACAGTAGGAGAATCTGAGACACCAGGACTTGCCCGCATGACAATAATAGCCAAAGGCGATGACAAACTACTCGAACAGCTAACAAAACAATTAAACAAGTTAATCGATGTTATTAAAGTAAGAGACCTTGAACCTACAAATATAGTTCAGAGGGAACTCTGCCTAATAAAAGTCCACGCACCAGAGGAAAGAGCAAGATCAGAGATAATACAATATGCAAACATATTCCGTGGAAGAATAGTTGATGTGAGCACAGAAACCCTAACAGTAGAAATCACAGGTGACACCAACAAAATAGATGCCTTCATAGAACTCATGACAGGCTTCGGCATAAAAGAGTTAGCGAGAACAGGCCCCACAGCCATGTCCCGCGGCTCCAAGACAATATAA
- a CDS encoding small nuclear ribonucleoprotein: MVDKINKQYLKFKNKKVIVTLKNNNEQEGKLISIDNYLNTILETEDGIRFIRGTKIAFISLSG; this comes from the coding sequence ATGGTTGATAAAATTAACAAGCAATATTTGAAGTTCAAAAACAAGAAGGTGATTGTCACCCTAAAAAATAACAATGAACAAGAAGGTAAACTTATATCCATTGATAATTATCTTAACACAATCCTTGAAACAGAAGATGGGATCAGATTCATAAGAGGTACGAAGATAGCTTTCATATCACTATCAGGGTAA
- a CDS encoding arginine--tRNA ligase has product MIKTLEELARESLKEALHILGYPMVDIKFEEPPTRELGDLATTISFELASKLKKNPVEISAKIIETIKLPSLFEKVETKGPYINFFIDYESFSRELLKSIDDDYGRSPLKDESIILEHTSANPNGPLHIGHVRNAIIGDSLARILKFAGYNVETHYYVNDMGRQIAMVVWGLLNLQKNLEDYPGDKKDHKIGRLYFEVNQYLEKNPKLKDEIDELIRSYENGKLEGLFQDVVEKCLDGIKETLKNLHIKHDKFIWESQFIKDGSVNHVIEKLKKTNYIQENDVLYLDLEDFGIDKELILTRSDGTSLYSTRDLAYHLHKSNNCDMIIDVLGSDHKLAVKQMEVALRLLGGKKPEVIFYEFITLPEGSMSTRKGVFVSVDDLLDEAKTRATKEIKKRRKDLKKVEIEDIADKIGVGAIRYYIARLSPEKHLVFKWDEALNFEMGCASIQYAHARASKLLKKALFDDDVEIEGGWSPNEAERDVIRLLAKFPKIVEESAETRRVHLTAQYLQELANAFNKFYKFTPVIGSEFEGARLLIVDRTKKIIKKGLKLLGIEAPTMM; this is encoded by the coding sequence ATGATAAAAACACTGGAGGAATTGGCAAGAGAATCGCTAAAAGAGGCCCTTCACATCCTTGGTTATCCCATGGTTGATATAAAATTTGAAGAGCCACCCACGCGCGAGTTGGGCGATCTTGCAACAACAATATCCTTCGAACTTGCAAGCAAACTAAAAAAGAACCCGGTTGAAATCAGCGCAAAGATAATAGAGACGATCAAGTTACCTTCACTCTTTGAGAAAGTGGAAACAAAGGGTCCTTATATAAACTTTTTTATAGACTATGAAAGTTTTTCAAGGGAATTGTTAAAGTCCATAGATGATGATTATGGCAGATCACCCCTTAAGGATGAAAGCATTATCCTAGAACATACTTCCGCGAATCCAAACGGGCCACTACATATTGGACATGTAAGGAATGCTATTATAGGGGATTCTCTTGCAAGAATACTTAAATTTGCAGGTTATAATGTTGAAACTCATTATTATGTGAATGATATGGGCAGACAAATAGCCATGGTGGTATGGGGACTGCTCAACCTCCAAAAAAACCTGGAAGATTATCCCGGGGATAAAAAAGATCATAAGATCGGGAGACTCTACTTTGAAGTTAATCAATACCTTGAAAAAAATCCAAAATTAAAGGATGAAATTGACGAACTCATAAGATCCTATGAGAATGGCAAACTAGAAGGCCTATTCCAGGACGTTGTTGAAAAGTGCTTGGATGGTATAAAAGAAACACTTAAAAACCTTCACATTAAACATGATAAGTTCATCTGGGAAAGCCAATTTATAAAAGACGGATCAGTAAACCATGTTATCGAAAAATTAAAAAAGACTAATTATATCCAGGAAAATGATGTTCTTTACCTAGATTTAGAAGATTTTGGCATTGACAAAGAGCTTATATTAACCCGTTCAGATGGCACGTCACTTTATTCTACAAGGGACCTCGCATATCATCTGCACAAGTCCAATAACTGTGACATGATCATTGACGTTCTTGGATCTGATCATAAACTAGCTGTTAAGCAAATGGAAGTGGCATTGAGATTACTCGGCGGTAAAAAACCAGAGGTTATATTCTATGAATTCATAACACTCCCAGAAGGTTCAATGTCCACCAGAAAGGGGGTTTTCGTATCAGTAGATGATCTGCTGGATGAAGCCAAAACAAGGGCAACCAAAGAGATAAAAAAGAGAAGAAAAGACCTTAAAAAAGTGGAAATTGAGGATATCGCGGATAAAATAGGGGTTGGAGCCATAAGATATTATATTGCGAGATTATCCCCAGAAAAACACCTTGTCTTTAAGTGGGATGAAGCGTTAAATTTTGAAATGGGCTGCGCATCAATCCAATACGCCCATGCAAGAGCCTCTAAATTACTTAAAAAAGCCCTGTTTGATGATGATGTTGAAATAGAGGGTGGATGGTCACCTAACGAAGCTGAAAGGGATGTTATAAGATTACTAGCGAAATTCCCAAAGATTGTGGAGGAATCCGCAGAAACTAGAAGAGTTCATTTAACAGCCCAATATTTGCAAGAGCTTGCAAATGCATTTAACAAATTCTACAAGTTCACACCAGTAATCGGATCAGAATTTGAAGGAGCACGCCTCCTAATAGTTGACAGAACCAAGAAAATCATAAAAAAGGGGCTTAAGCTCCTTGGAATTGAAGCACCCACCATGATGTGA
- a CDS encoding phosphoribosylamine--glycine ligase, which produces MKILVVGTGAREHAICKSLEGEAEVYSFMSNKNPGITRIVKDFRIGDETDLEKVKNFALEKNIDITFIGPEAPLEKGIVDELISADIETVGPTAEAARIETDKAFMRTLFEKYKIPGSLYYRVFEDYQELSQFLDEFESEAVVKPVGLTGGKGVKIVGEHLKDNEEAKKYAKKVIEEKIGGHPRVVIEERVTGEEFTLQAFSDGKKLVPMPAVQDHPHAFEGDQGPITGGMGSYSDKNGLLPFLNQKEYKKAVKIMQKTIEAINKEVGPYKGILYGQFMLTSQGPRIIEYNARFGDPEAMNVLPLLETNMVTICKDIINNRLKEAKFKKLATVCKYIVPKGYPNKGEAGKPLEIDEKMIKDEGADIYYASVNEKNGKIYTTASRAVALVALAEDIYTAEQTCENATKFVKGDVYHRRDIGTKELIQKRIEHIKQIKAKPIGE; this is translated from the coding sequence ATGAAGATCTTGGTAGTGGGTACCGGAGCGCGAGAACATGCCATATGCAAATCCTTAGAAGGCGAAGCCGAAGTTTATTCTTTCATGAGCAACAAAAATCCAGGAATAACACGTATAGTGAAAGATTTCAGAATAGGAGATGAAACAGACCTTGAAAAGGTTAAAAATTTCGCACTAGAAAAAAACATTGACATAACATTCATAGGACCAGAAGCCCCACTAGAAAAAGGAATAGTAGATGAGCTAATATCCGCAGATATTGAGACAGTAGGCCCCACAGCAGAAGCCGCCAGGATAGAAACCGACAAAGCCTTCATGAGAACACTCTTTGAAAAATACAAAATCCCAGGCTCACTCTATTACAGAGTATTCGAAGATTACCAAGAACTTAGCCAATTCCTAGACGAATTTGAAAGCGAAGCAGTTGTAAAACCAGTCGGACTCACCGGCGGAAAAGGCGTTAAAATAGTGGGAGAACACCTAAAAGACAACGAAGAAGCGAAAAAATACGCCAAGAAAGTTATAGAAGAAAAAATCGGCGGCCACCCAAGGGTAGTTATTGAAGAAAGAGTCACAGGAGAAGAATTCACCTTACAAGCATTCTCTGATGGTAAAAAACTAGTGCCAATGCCAGCAGTCCAAGACCATCCACACGCATTCGAAGGCGACCAAGGACCCATAACAGGGGGCATGGGATCCTACTCAGACAAAAACGGACTACTACCATTCCTAAACCAAAAAGAATACAAAAAAGCAGTTAAAATAATGCAAAAAACAATAGAAGCAATAAACAAGGAAGTAGGTCCCTACAAGGGCATACTATATGGACAGTTCATGTTAACCAGCCAAGGACCGCGCATTATAGAATACAACGCCAGGTTCGGAGACCCCGAAGCCATGAACGTCCTACCATTACTCGAAACTAACATGGTCACAATATGCAAAGACATAATCAACAACAGACTAAAAGAGGCCAAATTCAAAAAACTGGCAACAGTATGCAAATATATAGTACCCAAAGGATACCCAAACAAAGGCGAAGCCGGAAAACCACTAGAAATAGACGAAAAAATGATAAAAGATGAAGGCGCCGACATATACTATGCATCAGTGAATGAAAAAAACGGCAAAATCTACACAACAGCATCAAGGGCCGTGGCACTAGTTGCACTAGCAGAAGACATCTACACAGCAGAACAAACATGTGAAAACGCCACGAAATTCGTTAAAGGCGACGTATACCATCGAAGAGACATCGGAACAAAAGAACTCATCCAAAAAAGGATAGAGCACATCAAACAAATAAAAGCTAAACCCATTGGAGAGTAA
- a CDS encoding ketol-acid reductoisomerase, giving the protein MKIYYEDDIEMDVIADKKIAVIGYGSQGRAQARNMADSGLNVIVGVRSGGSSWKLAKEDGLEVMTIENASREADIIHILIPDEIQATVYEQSIEPYLTEGNTISFSHGYNIHYGYIKAPEGVNVTMIAPKGPGAMVRRTYLEGFGIPGLVAVEVDATGEALEIALAMGKACGFAKAGILETTFKEETETDLFGEQTVLCGGVTELIKTAFETLVEAGYQPEIAYFETCHELKLIVDLIYEKGFTGMWKNVSNTAEFGGLTRRSRIITKDTKKEMEKILEEIQKGEFAREWTLENKAGRPVLKRMRNLEAELQIEKVGSKLRKLCGLE; this is encoded by the coding sequence ATGAAAATCTATTATGAAGATGACATAGAAATGGATGTAATAGCTGATAAAAAGATAGCAGTCATAGGATATGGTAGTCAAGGAAGAGCACAAGCAAGAAACATGGCAGACAGCGGATTAAATGTAATAGTAGGTGTCAGAAGTGGTGGAAGCTCATGGAAGCTGGCGAAAGAGGATGGCTTAGAAGTTATGACAATAGAAAATGCTTCAAGGGAAGCCGACATCATACATATCCTCATACCCGATGAAATACAAGCAACAGTCTATGAACAATCCATAGAACCATACCTTACAGAAGGAAACACAATATCATTTTCACACGGCTACAACATACACTACGGCTACATAAAAGCTCCAGAGGGGGTTAACGTTACAATGATAGCCCCAAAGGGACCTGGAGCCATGGTAAGAAGAACTTACCTTGAAGGATTCGGCATACCAGGACTAGTAGCCGTAGAAGTTGACGCAACCGGAGAAGCGCTTGAAATAGCCCTTGCAATGGGTAAAGCTTGTGGATTCGCCAAGGCAGGCATACTAGAGACAACATTCAAAGAAGAAACAGAAACAGACCTTTTCGGCGAACAGACAGTGCTTTGTGGAGGCGTCACAGAACTTATAAAAACAGCATTCGAAACTCTAGTAGAAGCAGGCTACCAACCAGAAATAGCATACTTCGAAACATGCCACGAACTAAAACTAATAGTAGACCTTATCTATGAAAAAGGCTTCACAGGAATGTGGAAAAACGTCAGCAACACCGCAGAATTCGGTGGGCTGACAAGACGCTCAAGGATAATCACCAAAGATACAAAGAAAGAAATGGAAAAAATATTAGAAGAAATCCAAAAAGGTGAATTCGCAAGGGAATGGACACTAGAAAATAAGGCCGGCAGACCAGTATTAAAGAGAATGCGAAACCTTGAAGCAGAATTACAAATCGAAAAGGTAGGATCCAAACTGCGAAAACTCTGCGGACTAGAATAA
- a CDS encoding glycosyltransferase, with the protein MQRFKAISAKGVVNSLGNDLSEILEDNSIFSPKSSSKNTLNFGWSIPCIDPKHYLKDGGTGGALSHHRQNWILEH; encoded by the coding sequence ATGCAAAGATTCAAAGCTATAAGTGCAAAGGGTGTTGTAAACAGTTTAGGCAATGACCTGTCTGAGATTTTAGAGGATAACAGTATATTTTCACCCAAGAGTTCAAGTAAAAATACCTTGAATTTTGGCTGGTCTATTCCTTGCATCGATCCGAAACATTACTTAAAAGATGGGGGCACTGGAGGGGCATTGTCTCACCACAGACAAAACTGGATATTAGAACATTAA
- a CDS encoding acetolactate synthase, large subunit — protein sequence MNGGQAIAQALLDEGVETVFGYPGGAVLPLYDVLYDSNLKHILVRHEQCAAHAADGYARASGKVGVCIATSGPGATNLVTGIATAYMDSSPIVAIAGQVATQLIGNDAFQEVDMLGITMPITKHSFRPNNPNEIPRIIKSSFKIAKTGRPGPVVIDLPKDIQEAELDEYVNKPFKLPGYKPTLKGHPLQIKKAADTIIKAEKPVILAGGGVIISGASKELRELSKTIKAPVTTTLLGKGSFPEDHPYSLGMLGMHGRKVANLTVNECDCLIAIGCRFSDRTTGNVAEFAPNAKIIHIDIDPAEIGKNVEVDIPIVGDAKKVLQDLLKILKNDINSNKRKWIQKTIEFRNKCIPRMSFEKETPLKPQQVIKEIMETIGNETIITTDVGQNQMWMAHFYTSKKPRKFISSGGLGTMGFGFPAAMGAKMALPEDDVIAVCGDGGFLMVSQDLATLREYDIPITICIMDNRYLGMVAQWQRLFYDERISHTHLGEVPDFIKLAEAYKIDAERIEKPGEVKEALNRAIRSGEPTILDIVIDPMEILPMVPPGCGLTEIVGEYKVEPMKKMEGTMKKVEGK from the coding sequence ATGAATGGAGGACAAGCAATAGCCCAGGCACTTCTAGATGAAGGAGTTGAAACAGTATTCGGATACCCAGGCGGGGCAGTGCTCCCACTATACGATGTATTATACGACTCAAACCTCAAACACATCTTGGTAAGACACGAACAATGCGCAGCCCATGCAGCTGACGGATACGCAAGGGCCTCAGGAAAAGTAGGAGTATGTATTGCAACATCAGGTCCCGGAGCAACAAACCTCGTAACCGGAATCGCAACAGCCTACATGGACTCATCCCCAATAGTAGCAATCGCAGGACAAGTTGCAACCCAACTAATCGGCAACGACGCATTCCAGGAAGTTGACATGCTCGGGATAACAATGCCAATTACAAAACACAGCTTCAGACCAAACAACCCAAACGAGATACCCAGGATAATAAAATCAAGCTTCAAGATAGCGAAAACAGGAAGACCAGGACCAGTTGTCATAGACCTTCCAAAGGACATCCAAGAAGCAGAACTAGATGAATACGTGAACAAACCATTCAAATTACCAGGCTATAAACCCACACTAAAAGGCCATCCATTACAGATAAAAAAAGCCGCGGATACTATCATAAAAGCTGAAAAACCGGTAATATTAGCCGGTGGTGGTGTCATAATATCAGGCGCTTCAAAGGAACTCAGAGAATTGTCAAAGACCATAAAAGCCCCGGTAACAACAACACTACTAGGGAAGGGATCCTTCCCAGAAGACCATCCATACTCACTTGGCATGCTAGGTATGCATGGTCGAAAAGTTGCAAATTTAACAGTGAATGAATGTGATTGTCTAATAGCAATAGGATGCAGGTTCTCAGATCGAACAACAGGTAACGTGGCAGAATTCGCCCCAAACGCCAAGATAATACACATAGACATAGACCCCGCAGAAATAGGTAAAAACGTGGAAGTCGACATACCCATTGTCGGAGACGCTAAAAAAGTCCTCCAAGACCTCCTAAAAATATTAAAAAATGATATAAACTCCAACAAAAGGAAATGGATCCAAAAAACCATAGAATTCCGCAATAAATGCATACCAAGAATGTCATTTGAAAAAGAAACCCCACTGAAACCCCAACAAGTCATAAAAGAGATAATGGAAACTATCGGGAACGAAACAATCATAACCACAGATGTTGGACAAAACCAAATGTGGATGGCCCATTTCTACACCTCCAAAAAACCTCGCAAGTTCATATCATCAGGCGGCCTCGGGACAATGGGCTTCGGATTCCCAGCTGCAATGGGTGCGAAGATGGCACTACCAGAAGATGATGTGATCGCAGTATGCGGAGACGGCGGATTCCTAATGGTATCCCAGGATCTCGCCACACTCAGAGAATATGACATCCCAATCACAATTTGCATCATGGACAACAGATACCTTGGAATGGTAGCACAATGGCAAAGGCTATTCTATGATGAAAGAATATCACACACACACCTCGGCGAAGTACCAGACTTCATCAAATTGGCAGAAGCCTACAAAATAGACGCCGAAAGAATAGAAAAACCAGGAGAAGTTAAAGAGGCCTTAAATAGGGCTATAAGATCTGGAGAGCCCACCATCCTTGATATTGTGATAGATCCAATGGAAATACTCCCAATGGTGCCCCCAGGTTGTGGACTTACAGAGATAGTGGGCGAATACAAAGTAGAACCCATGAAAAAGATGGAGGGGACCATGAAAAAGGTGGAGGGGAAATAA
- a CDS encoding signal peptidase — translation MDDRLELVTYIVILLVAVILSQHMNVVVSGSMEPVFYRGDIVMVQKSDFFGIHEFNPLDVKKGDIIIYNANWFPEPVIHRVIDIQKDENGVYYITKGDNNPIPDPEKVRPSQVMARVIKVDNHLLVIPKIGYITLWIKGL, via the coding sequence TTGGATGATCGTCTAGAGCTTGTAACATACATTGTAATCTTATTAGTGGCTGTGATACTTTCACAGCATATGAATGTGGTTGTCTCAGGTAGTATGGAACCTGTGTTTTATCGTGGGGACATTGTTATGGTCCAAAAAAGTGACTTCTTTGGAATTCACGAATTCAACCCCTTGGATGTTAAAAAGGGCGATATTATAATATATAATGCTAATTGGTTCCCTGAACCGGTTATACACAGGGTTATAGACATTCAAAAAGACGAAAACGGGGTATATTATATAACTAAGGGTGATAATAATCCAATCCCTGACCCTGAGAAGGTTAGACCATCACAGGTAATGGCTCGAGTGATCAAAGTAGATAATCATCTCCTTGTAATACCCAAGATCGGATACATAACTCTATGGATAAAAGGATTATAG